The Paraburkholderia sp. ZP32-5 genome includes a window with the following:
- a CDS encoding flagellar hook protein FlgE, which translates to MGYQQGLSGLAASSSDLDVIGNNIANANTVGFKSGTAEFADLYANSVATAVSQQIGIGTQMSEVQQQFSQGTLTTTNQALNIAINGNGFFQMSNNGTLTYSRNGVFQLDKNGFITNAQGLDLMGYAADSSGVINTAQTVPLKVPTANIAPTPSTTITAGLNLGAQDDLMLGAPTVTASAGNTGTLSTTGASITNGAAGTNTDNYTINFTSATTYTVTDNTLGTTSASQTFTAGSPITLGNGESITFSGAPANGDSYTVTPNATAFNQNSSKTYNYSTSTTVYDSLGGSSTVNMYFAKTSAGTWNVYAGTSTGTASLIGQMNFDSSGNLVSTSQADLPLASPPTFTATTTVGQFALSIPTSDGSSTPQNLTLDLSDTTQYGGKDGVNSLSTDGFAAGELTSFTVGADGTLTGNYSNGQTAALGQVVLANFSNENGLVDLGNNEYGQTSASGVAQISAPGSTNHGVLQGGAVENSNVDLTSELVNLITAQRNYQANAQTIKTQQTVDQTLINL; encoded by the coding sequence ATGGGTTACCAACAAGGTTTGAGCGGTCTGGCGGCGTCGTCGAGCGATCTCGACGTGATCGGCAACAACATTGCCAACGCCAACACCGTCGGCTTCAAGAGCGGCACCGCCGAATTCGCCGACCTGTACGCGAATTCCGTCGCGACGGCGGTGAGCCAGCAGATCGGCATCGGCACGCAGATGTCCGAAGTGCAGCAGCAGTTCTCGCAAGGCACGCTGACGACGACCAACCAGGCGTTGAACATCGCGATCAACGGCAACGGCTTCTTCCAGATGTCGAACAATGGCACGTTGACCTATTCGCGTAACGGCGTGTTCCAGCTCGACAAGAACGGCTTCATCACGAACGCGCAGGGTCTGGATCTGATGGGCTACGCCGCCGACAGCTCGGGCGTCATCAACACCGCGCAGACCGTACCGCTGAAGGTGCCGACCGCGAACATCGCACCGACGCCGTCCACCACGATCACCGCCGGCCTGAACCTGGGCGCGCAGGACGACCTGATGCTCGGCGCACCGACCGTGACGGCGAGCGCGGGTAACACCGGCACGCTGAGCACGACCGGCGCATCGATCACGAACGGCGCCGCCGGTACCAATACCGACAACTACACGATCAACTTCACGAGCGCGACGACCTACACGGTCACCGACAACACGCTCGGCACGACGTCGGCATCGCAGACTTTCACCGCCGGCAGCCCGATCACGCTCGGCAACGGCGAAAGCATCACGTTCAGTGGCGCGCCGGCCAACGGCGACTCGTACACCGTGACGCCGAACGCAACCGCGTTCAACCAGAACAGCTCGAAGACCTATAACTACTCGACCAGCACGACGGTCTACGATTCGCTCGGCGGCTCGTCGACGGTCAACATGTATTTCGCCAAGACGTCGGCCGGCACGTGGAACGTCTATGCGGGCACGTCGACCGGTACCGCGTCGCTGATCGGCCAGATGAACTTCGACTCGTCGGGCAATCTGGTCAGCACGAGCCAGGCCGATCTGCCGCTGGCGAGCCCGCCGACCTTCACGGCCACCACGACGGTCGGCCAGTTCGCACTGTCGATCCCGACCAGCGACGGTTCGTCGACGCCGCAGAACCTGACGCTCGACCTGTCCGACACCACGCAGTACGGCGGCAAGGACGGCGTGAACAGCCTGTCGACCGACGGCTTCGCCGCTGGCGAGTTGACCAGCTTCACGGTCGGCGCCGACGGCACGCTGACCGGCAACTACTCGAACGGCCAGACCGCCGCGCTTGGTCAGGTCGTGCTCGCGAACTTCTCGAATGAGAACGGCCTCGTCGATCTGGGCAACAACGAATACGGGCAGACCTCGGCATCGGGCGTCGCGCAGATCTCCGCGCCGGGCTCGACCAACCACGGCGTGCTGCAAGGCGGCGCGGTCGAAAACTCGAACGTCGATCTGACGAGCGAGCTGGTCAACCTGATCACCGCGCAGCGCAACTATCAGGCGAACGCGCAGACGATCAAGACCCAGCAGACCGTCGACCAGACGCTGATCAACCTGTAA
- the flgB gene encoding flagellar basal body rod protein FlgB: MLDKLDAEFAFGRQAMDVRAYRQELLSSNIANADTPGYKARDVDFASSLAGALKKAGGGSAGHGASNSSTLAMTQPAGVTSGMSMSATEPGHMSGKTTLTATGGSPDDYGSLQYRIPQQPALDGNTVDIDTERVQFADNTLHFESGMTVVSNQIKTMLSAITSGS, translated from the coding sequence ATGCTGGACAAACTCGATGCCGAATTCGCGTTCGGCCGGCAGGCGATGGATGTGCGCGCGTACCGGCAGGAACTGCTGTCGTCGAATATCGCGAACGCCGACACCCCTGGGTACAAGGCACGCGATGTCGACTTCGCGTCGTCGCTCGCCGGCGCGCTGAAGAAAGCCGGCGGCGGCAGCGCCGGCCACGGCGCGTCGAACAGCTCGACGCTCGCGATGACGCAGCCGGCCGGCGTGACGAGCGGCATGTCGATGTCGGCGACCGAACCCGGCCACATGAGCGGCAAGACCACGCTGACGGCGACGGGCGGCAGCCCCGACGACTACGGCAGCCTGCAATACCGGATTCCGCAGCAGCCCGCGCTCGACGGCAACACGGTCGATATCGACACCGAGCGCGTGCAGTTCGCCGACAACACGCTGCACTTCGAATCGGGCATGACGGTCGTGTCGAACCAGATCAAGACGATGCTGTCGGCGATCACGTCGGGCAGCTAA
- the flgF gene encoding flagellar basal-body rod protein FlgF translates to MDRLIYTAMSGSAQALEQQAIVANNLANASTTGFRAQLETFRAVPLGFGDGSSINDDTTRTFVLSSVPGADYTPGPIQQTGNPLDVAVEGPGWLTVQTADGNEAYTRAGNLHIDENGQLVNATNQVVLGNGGPVSVPPGAEITIGKDGTVSALTPGDPPTAVVTVDQLKLVNPDPQTLTRGDDGLFRTTDGNPADADPTVTVVPASLEGSNVNPVSAMVSMITNARQFQMQTQMLENADKNDQSANQILSFS, encoded by the coding sequence ATGGATCGGCTGATCTACACCGCGATGTCGGGCAGTGCCCAGGCGCTCGAACAGCAGGCGATCGTCGCGAACAATCTCGCGAACGCATCGACCACCGGCTTTCGCGCGCAGCTCGAGACGTTCCGCGCCGTGCCGCTCGGCTTCGGCGACGGCAGTTCGATCAACGACGACACCACCCGCACCTTCGTGCTGTCGTCGGTGCCCGGCGCGGATTACACGCCGGGGCCGATCCAGCAGACCGGCAACCCGCTCGACGTCGCCGTCGAGGGCCCGGGCTGGCTGACGGTGCAGACCGCCGACGGCAACGAGGCGTACACGCGCGCCGGCAATCTGCACATCGACGAAAACGGCCAGCTCGTCAACGCCACCAACCAGGTGGTGCTCGGCAACGGCGGGCCGGTGTCGGTGCCGCCGGGCGCGGAGATCACGATCGGCAAGGACGGCACGGTGTCCGCGTTGACGCCGGGCGATCCGCCGACCGCGGTCGTCACCGTCGATCAGCTGAAGCTCGTGAACCCCGATCCGCAGACGTTGACGCGCGGCGATGACGGTCTCTTTCGTACCACCGACGGCAACCCCGCCGACGCCGATCCGACCGTCACGGTCGTGCCGGCGTCGCTCGAAGGCAGCAACGTCAATCCGGTCAGCGCGATGGTCTCGATGATCACCAACGCGCGCCAGTTCCAGATGCAGACGCAGATGCTGGAAAACGCCGACAAGAACGATCAGTCCGCCAATCAGATACTCAGCTTCAGCTAA
- a CDS encoding flagellar brake protein, with protein sequence MNQSNGHTETLGQSHVPDNESAPDFGRRNTLEIGVQLRNLVNRGDFLTVEYAGGQLVTRLLDVDVRERTFTFDWGALSEQNKGLLAAPRCQFHASPEGVRVDFSTSTPRETRYEGLPAFEANFPEVLFYVQRREYFRVATPILDPYVCTGRFAEGDSFRFEVHDLSLGGLGMHTNDERVAELPMGTRLMDCQLALGAFGRLSLDLQLVSHRSLALPNGTQRYQLGFRFLALPGNAENTLQRVITQLEMKRRQLASK encoded by the coding sequence ATGAACCAGTCGAACGGCCACACCGAGACACTCGGCCAGTCGCACGTCCCGGACAACGAAAGCGCTCCCGATTTTGGCCGCCGCAACACGCTGGAAATCGGCGTGCAGTTGCGCAATCTCGTCAATCGCGGTGACTTTCTCACCGTCGAATATGCGGGCGGACAGCTCGTCACGCGTCTGCTCGACGTCGACGTGCGCGAGCGCACCTTTACGTTCGATTGGGGCGCGCTGTCCGAACAGAACAAAGGTTTGCTGGCGGCGCCGCGCTGTCAGTTTCACGCGTCGCCGGAAGGTGTGCGCGTCGATTTTTCGACGAGTACGCCGCGCGAGACTCGCTACGAAGGATTGCCCGCGTTCGAGGCCAACTTCCCCGAGGTGCTGTTCTACGTACAGCGCCGCGAATACTTCCGCGTCGCGACGCCGATTCTCGATCCGTATGTCTGCACCGGCCGATTCGCCGAAGGCGATTCGTTCCGCTTCGAAGTGCACGACCTGTCGCTGGGCGGCCTCGGCATGCATACGAACGACGAGCGCGTCGCGGAACTGCCGATGGGCACGCGTCTGATGGACTGCCAGCTCGCGCTCGGCGCGTTCGGGCGTCTGTCGCTCGATCTGCAGCTCGTGTCGCATCGTTCGCTCGCTTTGCCGAACGGCACGCAGCGCTATCAGCTCGGTTTCCGTTTCCTCGCGCTGCCGGGCAACGCGGAAAACACGCTGCAGCGGGTGATCACCCAGCTCGAAATGAAGCGTCGTCAGCTCGCCTCGAAATAA
- the flgA gene encoding flagellar basal body P-ring formation chaperone FlgA — MDQPTSALPQRADRSAECRVGVGADFARLGIRRVSRFLARVATRLITRFLTRLIVNVALWVAGGIVLLPATTHAQDTGGGPIVIPGPGEKNPAALNDLVQKIQTPAQRSASAASLNVATAQSLGRGPTQRDNDPFARAANAEGAIVVPGAGDAPTAPAMIRTNLKPDANGVVTIPAPASTGASGVARVNVEAGARTVTPVVVTPAANGASAAAGMATRPVDANAPQGGFDSLASRGEPPEFGANGKPIASAQPASTSATTIARAQASIRQPALASATRATQPQPQTAAATPAPLPGQQDPEAIHATALAFLQQQAVGLPGKVEISVAPAFPRGLAACASLEPFMPTGSRLWGRMTVGVRCAGERPWTIYLQARVSVHATYYLASRAMAPGDVLSAADLVARDGDLTGLPQAVVTDPSQAVGSVSLVRIAGGMPLRRDMLKSASAVTIGQTVRVVAAGDGFSISSEGSAMNNASPGQQVRVKTANGQIISGIVKDGATVEIQM; from the coding sequence ATGGACCAGCCCACTTCCGCCTTGCCGCAGCGCGCAGATCGCTCGGCGGAATGTCGCGTGGGCGTGGGTGCGGACTTTGCGCGCCTCGGTATTCGTCGCGTGAGCCGCTTCTTGGCGCGCGTTGCCACACGGTTGATCACGCGTTTTCTCACGCGCCTGATCGTCAACGTCGCACTGTGGGTCGCGGGCGGCATCGTGCTGCTGCCGGCGACGACCCACGCGCAGGACACCGGCGGCGGCCCGATCGTGATCCCCGGGCCGGGTGAAAAGAATCCCGCCGCGCTGAACGACCTCGTGCAAAAGATCCAGACGCCGGCGCAACGCTCGGCCTCGGCCGCGTCGCTCAATGTCGCGACCGCGCAGTCGCTCGGCCGCGGGCCTACCCAACGTGACAACGACCCGTTCGCGCGTGCCGCGAACGCGGAAGGCGCGATCGTCGTTCCGGGGGCGGGTGATGCCCCCACCGCCCCGGCGATGATCCGCACGAACCTGAAACCGGACGCCAATGGCGTCGTGACGATTCCCGCGCCGGCCAGCACCGGGGCGTCGGGCGTCGCACGCGTTAATGTCGAAGCCGGTGCACGCACTGTTACTCCTGTCGTCGTCACACCAGCGGCGAACGGTGCAAGCGCTGCCGCCGGCATGGCCACGCGACCAGTCGATGCGAACGCGCCGCAAGGCGGCTTCGACAGCCTCGCATCGCGCGGTGAGCCGCCTGAATTCGGCGCGAACGGCAAACCGATCGCCAGCGCGCAGCCAGCCAGCACCTCGGCCACGACAATCGCGAGAGCCCAGGCGTCCATACGCCAGCCGGCGCTCGCAAGCGCAACGAGAGCGACTCAGCCTCAACCTCAAACGGCGGCGGCCACGCCCGCGCCGTTGCCCGGCCAGCAGGATCCGGAAGCGATCCACGCGACCGCGCTCGCGTTTTTGCAGCAGCAGGCGGTCGGCCTGCCCGGCAAGGTCGAGATCAGCGTCGCGCCCGCGTTTCCGCGCGGCCTCGCCGCGTGCGCATCGCTCGAACCGTTCATGCCGACCGGCTCGCGCCTGTGGGGCCGCATGACGGTCGGCGTGCGCTGTGCCGGCGAACGGCCATGGACGATCTACCTGCAGGCGCGCGTCAGCGTGCATGCGACCTACTATCTCGCGTCGCGCGCGATGGCGCCCGGCGACGTGCTGAGCGCCGCCGATCTCGTCGCGCGCGACGGCGACCTGACCGGTCTGCCGCAGGCCGTCGTCACCGATCCGTCACAGGCGGTCGGCTCGGTATCGCTGGTGCGGATTGCGGGCGGCATGCCACTGCGGCGCGACATGCTGAAAAGCGCGTCGGCGGTGACGATCGGCCAGACCGTGCGGGTCGTGGCGGCCGGCGACGGCTTCTCGATTTCGTCCGAAGGCAGCGCGATGAACAACGCGTCGCCGGGTCAGCAGGTGCGGGTGAAGACCGCGAACGGCCAGATCATCTCCGGCATCGTCAAGGACGGCGCCACGGTCGAGATCCAGATGTGA
- the flgC gene encoding flagellar basal body rod protein FlgC, whose protein sequence is MPSLMNIFGVAGSAMSAQSQRLNVTASNLANADSTTGPDGQPYKAKQVVFAVDPLGGARTASGQQVGGVQVTGVIDDPSPMKTAYEPGNPAANADGYVTLPNVDPVQEMVNMISASRSYQANVETLNTAKALMLKTLTIGT, encoded by the coding sequence ATGCCATCCCTGATGAATATTTTTGGAGTCGCGGGCTCCGCGATGTCGGCGCAGTCGCAGCGGCTGAACGTGACGGCGTCGAACCTCGCCAACGCGGACAGCACGACCGGCCCGGACGGCCAGCCGTACAAGGCCAAGCAGGTCGTGTTCGCGGTCGATCCGCTCGGCGGCGCGCGCACGGCCTCCGGCCAGCAGGTCGGCGGCGTGCAGGTCACCGGCGTGATCGACGATCCGTCGCCGATGAAGACCGCGTACGAACCCGGCAACCCGGCCGCCAACGCCGACGGCTACGTGACGCTGCCCAACGTCGACCCGGTGCAGGAAATGGTCAACATGATCTCGGCTTCGCGCTCGTATCAGGCCAACGTCGAAACGCTGAACACCGCTAAAGCCCTGATGCTGAAAACGCTCACGATCGGAACCTGA
- the flgG gene encoding flagellar basal-body rod protein FlgG, whose protein sequence is MNRSLYIAATGMNAQQSQMDVISNNLANVSTNGFKGSRAVFEDLLYQTIRQPGANSTQQTELPSGIQLGTGVQQVANERLYTQGNLQQTGNSKDVAINGAGFFQVQMPDGTTAYTRDGSFQTNAQGQLVTSSGYQVIPAITIPTNATSLTIGSDGVVSITTSGSTNSQQIGSMQLATFINPAGLDAKGENLFSETSSSGAPNVAQPGLNGAGSLNQGYVEASNVNVVQELVNMIQTQRAYEINSKAVTTSDQMLQTLSQMQV, encoded by the coding sequence GTGAATCGCTCGCTCTACATCGCCGCTACCGGCATGAATGCGCAACAGTCGCAGATGGACGTGATTTCGAACAACCTCGCGAACGTCAGCACCAACGGCTTCAAGGGCTCGCGCGCGGTGTTCGAGGATCTGCTGTACCAGACCATCCGTCAGCCGGGCGCGAACTCGACGCAGCAAACCGAACTGCCGTCCGGCATCCAGCTCGGCACCGGCGTGCAACAGGTCGCCAACGAACGCCTGTACACGCAGGGCAACCTGCAGCAGACCGGTAACTCGAAGGACGTCGCGATCAACGGCGCCGGCTTCTTCCAGGTGCAGATGCCCGACGGCACGACCGCCTACACGCGTGACGGTTCGTTCCAGACCAACGCGCAGGGCCAGCTCGTCACCTCGAGCGGCTATCAGGTGATTCCGGCGATCACGATCCCGACCAATGCGACCTCGTTGACGATCGGCAGCGACGGCGTCGTGTCGATCACCACCTCCGGTTCGACCAACAGCCAGCAGATCGGCTCGATGCAGCTCGCGACGTTCATCAACCCGGCCGGCCTCGATGCGAAGGGCGAAAACCTGTTCTCGGAAACGTCGTCGTCGGGCGCGCCGAACGTCGCGCAACCGGGGCTGAACGGTGCCGGCTCGCTCAATCAGGGCTATGTGGAAGCGTCGAACGTGAACGTCGTGCAGGAACTGGTCAACATGATCCAGACCCAACGCGCGTACGAAATCAACAGCAAGGCCGTGACGACTTCCGACCAGATGCTGCAGACCTTGAGCCAGATGCAGGTTTGA
- a CDS encoding flagellar basal body P-ring protein FlgI — MGNVFNTLNTLTRARRSLVAFASSVALACVALAPAAPAHAERLKDLAQIQGVRDNPLIGYGLVVGLDGTGDQTTQTPFTTQTLANMLANLGISINNQAAGLSNQQSSLSNIQLKNVAAVMVTAVLPPFARPGEQIDITVSSLGNAKSLRGGTLLLTPLKGADGQVYALGQGNVAVGGAGASANGSRVQVNQLAAGRITAGAIVERTVPTTVSQAGTMQLDLNDMDYDTAQRVVAAIDNAFGSGTASALDGRTIQLRAPADPAQQVQFMAQLQNLDVRPGQAAAKVILNARTGSIVMNQMVTLQSCAVAHGNLSVVINTQPVVSQPGAFSNGRTVVAQQSQIQMKQDNGSLKLVSAGANLADVVKALNALGATPADLMSILQAMKAAGALRADLEII, encoded by the coding sequence ATGGGTAACGTTTTCAACACGCTCAACACGCTGACTCGGGCCCGCCGCTCGCTGGTGGCCTTCGCCTCATCGGTCGCGCTCGCCTGCGTCGCGCTGGCACCCGCCGCGCCCGCGCACGCCGAGCGCCTGAAGGACCTCGCGCAGATCCAGGGCGTGCGCGACAACCCCCTGATCGGCTACGGCCTCGTGGTCGGCCTCGACGGCACCGGCGACCAGACCACGCAGACGCCGTTCACCACGCAGACGCTCGCCAACATGCTGGCGAACCTCGGCATCTCGATTAACAACCAGGCGGCGGGCTTGAGCAACCAGCAGTCGTCGCTGTCGAACATCCAGCTGAAGAACGTCGCCGCGGTGATGGTGACGGCGGTGCTGCCGCCGTTCGCGCGTCCGGGCGAACAGATCGACATCACCGTATCGTCGCTCGGTAACGCCAAGAGCCTGCGCGGCGGCACGCTGCTGCTGACGCCGCTGAAGGGCGCCGACGGCCAGGTGTACGCACTCGGGCAGGGCAACGTCGCGGTCGGCGGCGCGGGCGCGAGCGCCAACGGCAGCCGCGTGCAGGTCAACCAGCTGGCGGCAGGTCGCATCACGGCCGGCGCGATCGTCGAGCGCACGGTGCCGACCACGGTGTCGCAGGCGGGCACGATGCAGCTCGACCTGAACGATATGGATTACGACACCGCGCAGCGCGTCGTCGCGGCGATCGACAACGCGTTCGGCAGCGGCACCGCGAGCGCGCTCGACGGCCGCACGATTCAATTGCGCGCGCCGGCCGATCCGGCCCAGCAGGTGCAGTTCATGGCGCAGTTGCAGAACCTCGACGTACGGCCCGGGCAGGCGGCAGCGAAGGTGATCCTGAATGCGCGCACCGGCTCGATCGTGATGAACCAGATGGTCACGCTGCAGAGTTGCGCGGTCGCGCACGGCAATCTGTCGGTGGTGATCAACACGCAGCCGGTGGTGAGCCAGCCGGGCGCGTTCTCGAACGGCCGCACCGTGGTCGCGCAGCAGTCGCAGATCCAGATGAAGCAGGACAACGGTTCGCTGAAGCTGGTGAGCGCCGGCGCGAATCTCGCGGATGTCGTGAAGGCGCTCAACGCCCTCGGTGCGACGCCCGCGGATCTGATGTCGATCCTGCAGGCCATGAAAGCGGCGGGCGCGTTGCGCGCCGACCTGGAAATCATCTAA
- a CDS encoding flagellar hook assembly protein FlgD, which yields MTTNTTIGSNGTGVSQTLLDTMNGTNSASGATGSTGSTAGTSPAALQQTFLQLLVTQLQNQDPTNPMDSSQMTSQLAQISTVQGIGQLNASLSSLSAQLTAGQTSQSALLIGSTVLAPGDSIAVASGKAGAFGVTLANDVSDLQVVVKNSAGTIVNTIDLGKQSAGTIPVGWTPTDTSGNTLPDGTYTITATGTINGQPATATTLTGQTVESVVTQPDGSAGLVLSNGSTVGLTSVAAIL from the coding sequence TTGACCACCAACACCACGATCGGCAGCAACGGCACGGGCGTGTCGCAAACGCTGCTCGACACGATGAACGGCACGAACAGCGCATCGGGCGCGACCGGGTCGACGGGCAGCACCGCGGGCACTTCACCCGCCGCTTTGCAGCAGACGTTTCTGCAACTGCTGGTCACGCAGCTGCAGAACCAGGATCCGACCAATCCGATGGACAGCTCGCAGATGACCTCGCAGCTCGCGCAGATCAGCACGGTGCAGGGCATCGGCCAGCTCAACGCGTCGCTCAGCTCGTTGTCGGCGCAGCTGACGGCCGGCCAGACGTCGCAGTCGGCGCTGCTGATCGGTTCGACCGTGCTCGCGCCGGGCGACTCGATCGCGGTGGCGAGCGGCAAGGCGGGCGCGTTCGGCGTCACGCTGGCCAACGACGTCAGCGACCTGCAGGTGGTCGTCAAGAACTCGGCCGGCACGATCGTCAACACGATCGATCTCGGCAAGCAGTCGGCAGGCACGATTCCGGTGGGCTGGACGCCGACCGACACGTCGGGCAACACGCTGCCCGACGGCACTTACACGATTACCGCGACCGGCACGATCAACGGCCAGCCGGCGACCGCCACCACGCTCACCGGCCAGACCGTCGAGAGCGTCGTCACGCAGCCGGACGGTAGCGCCGGGCTCGTGCTGTCGAACGGTTCGACCGTTGGCCTGACGAGCGTCGCCGCCATCCTCTAA
- the flgM gene encoding flagellar biosynthesis anti-sigma factor FlgM, with the protein MKVDSTTSSSLSALKDGLSRSQQSDAAPATDAAQGANTPAPAAGSNSGDASVNLSGLSQHLRSLAASGSADIDMAHVESIKQAIKDGTLQIDSGKIADGVLQTARDLLQNKNSSTGN; encoded by the coding sequence GTGAAAGTCGATTCCACCACCTCCTCGAGCCTGTCGGCATTGAAAGACGGCTTGTCCCGTTCGCAGCAGAGCGACGCCGCGCCGGCAACCGACGCCGCGCAGGGCGCGAACACGCCCGCGCCGGCCGCGGGCAGCAATTCGGGCGACGCGAGCGTGAACCTGTCGGGTCTGTCGCAGCACCTGCGCAGCCTCGCGGCATCCGGCTCGGCCGATATCGATATGGCGCATGTCGAGTCGATCAAGCAAGCCATCAAGGACGGCACGCTGCAGATCGACTCGGGCAAGATCGCCGACGGCGTGCTGCAGACGGCGCGCGACCTGTTGCAGAACAAAAATTCGTCGACCGGCAACTGA
- the flgH gene encoding flagellar basal body L-ring protein FlgH, with protein MSHSTRKPVHSRTGELLVQLALVAALGGCALVPKQPITQQPMTAMPPMPPQAQAPGSIFNPGYAGRPLFEDQRPRNVGDIITIVIAENINATKSSGANAGRNGTTNFDVPTAGFLGGLFAKTNLNASGANVFNGSGGANASNTFNGTITVTVTGVEANGNLVVSGQKQMLINQGNEFVRFSGVVNPNTISNLNAVYSTQVADAKIEYSAKGYIDEAQTMGWLQRFFLNVAPW; from the coding sequence ATGTCGCACTCCACTCGCAAGCCGGTTCACTCGCGCACCGGCGAACTGCTCGTGCAGCTCGCGCTCGTCGCGGCGCTCGGCGGTTGCGCGCTCGTGCCCAAGCAGCCGATCACGCAGCAGCCGATGACCGCGATGCCGCCGATGCCGCCGCAGGCGCAGGCGCCGGGTTCGATCTTCAATCCGGGCTATGCGGGCCGGCCGCTGTTCGAAGATCAGCGCCCGCGCAACGTCGGCGACATCATCACGATCGTGATTGCCGAAAACATCAACGCGACGAAATCGTCGGGCGCGAATGCGGGCCGCAACGGCACCACCAACTTCGACGTGCCGACCGCGGGCTTTCTCGGCGGCCTGTTCGCGAAGACCAATCTGAATGCGAGCGGCGCCAACGTGTTTAACGGCAGCGGCGGCGCGAACGCGTCGAACACCTTCAACGGCACGATCACCGTAACGGTGACGGGGGTGGAGGCGAACGGCAACCTGGTGGTGAGCGGCCAGAAGCAGATGCTGATCAATCAGGGCAATGAGTTCGTGCGCTTTTCCGGTGTCGTCAATCCGAACACGATTTCGAATTTGAACGCTGTCTATTCGACCCAGGTGGCGGACGCGAAAATCGAGTACTCCGCGAAGGGCTACATCGACGAGGCCCAGACGATGGGCTGGTTGCAGCGGTTCTTCCTCAACGTGGCGCCGTGGTGA
- the flgJ gene encoding flagellar assembly peptidoglycan hydrolase FlgJ — MNSNPTNTANLSNDLTDRFALDVQGFGALSAQAKASPQAGMKMAAQQFDAVFTQMMLKSMRDATPHDGPFDSHDSETFTSMMDQQLSQQLSKKGIGVADAMLKQLMRNQGMQVGGGSEGAGGLAGMANAFGGGGGGDEGQSAALNALARAYGNAQANGQLALGRPYSANSAFTPPLRGDGSSPKIDAFVDKLAGPAQAASAATGIPARFIIGQAALESGWGKSEIKKADGSTSHNVFGIKAGNDWTGKTVSTVTTEYVNGKPHRTVEKFRSYDSYQEAMADYTSMLKSNPRYAQVIHSSRDVNGFANGMQRAGYATDPHYAKKLLSIMQKMG; from the coding sequence ATGAATTCGAACCCGACCAATACCGCCAATCTGTCGAACGATCTGACCGATCGCTTCGCGCTCGACGTGCAAGGCTTCGGCGCTTTGAGCGCGCAGGCGAAGGCCTCGCCGCAAGCCGGCATGAAGATGGCCGCGCAGCAGTTCGACGCGGTGTTCACGCAGATGATGCTGAAGAGCATGCGCGATGCGACGCCGCACGACGGCCCGTTCGATTCGCACGACAGCGAGACCTTCACGTCGATGATGGATCAGCAGTTGTCGCAGCAGTTGTCGAAGAAGGGCATCGGCGTCGCCGACGCGATGCTCAAGCAGTTGATGCGCAATCAGGGCATGCAGGTGGGCGGCGGCAGCGAAGGCGCCGGCGGTCTTGCCGGCATGGCCAACGCATTCGGCGGCGGCGGTGGCGGCGACGAAGGACAAAGCGCGGCGCTCAACGCACTGGCGCGCGCCTACGGCAATGCGCAGGCGAACGGCCAGCTCGCGCTCGGCCGGCCGTATTCGGCCAACAGCGCGTTCACGCCGCCGCTGCGCGGCGACGGCAGCTCGCCGAAGATCGATGCCTTCGTCGACAAGCTGGCCGGGCCGGCTCAGGCCGCGAGCGCCGCGACCGGCATTCCGGCGCGCTTCATCATCGGCCAGGCCGCGCTCGAATCGGGCTGGGGCAAGAGCGAGATCAAGAAAGCCGACGGCTCGACCAGTCACAACGTGTTCGGTATCAAGGCGGGCAACGACTGGACCGGCAAGACGGTGTCGACGGTCACGACCGAATACGTGAACGGCAAGCCGCATCGCACGGTCGAGAAATTCCGCTCGTACGACTCGTATCAGGAAGCGATGGCCGACTACACGAGCATGCTGAAGAGCAATCCGCGCTACGCGCAGGTGATTCATTCGTCGCGCGACGTGAATGGCTTTGCCAACGGCATGCAGCGCGCCGGCTATGCGACCGATCCGCATTACGCGAAAAAGCTGCTGTCGATCATGCAGAAAATGGGCTGA